In a single window of the Amia ocellicauda isolate fAmiCal2 chromosome 20, fAmiCal2.hap1, whole genome shotgun sequence genome:
- the hs3st1l1 gene encoding heparan sulfate (glucosamine) 3-O-sulfotransferase 1-like1 yields the protein MACLLVSAFFLAAQTHGAPKEYSQRGEGAVLESLKLQVGLLANQTENYPPQVKPPGTNRRIPQSIIIGVRKGGTRALLEMLDIHPEIVVAATEVHFFDWDENYAKGFDWYKNLMPFSYAHQITVEKTPGYFTSALAPERIHQMNSSIKLLLILRDPTERVISDYTQVYYNRLESHKPVQVIEDIVIHNGALNTKYKAIQRSLYDVHMENWLKYFSLDQIHIVDGDTLIRDPLPELQKVEKFLNLPPRIMPSNFYFNQTKGFYCIRSDGRERCLHESKGRPHPVVNSTVLEQLHAYFREHNQNFYRLVNRSFDWH from the coding sequence ATGGCCTGTCTCCTGGTTTCAGCTTTCTTCCTGGCGGCCCAGACGCACGGCGCCCCCAAGGAGTACTCCCAGCGGGGAGAGGGAGCCGTGCTGGAGTCGCTGAAGCTCCAAGTAGGATTGCTCGCAAATCAGACCGAAAACTACCCTCCCCAGGTGAAGCCTCCGGGGACAAACAGACGGATCCCACAGAGCATCATCATCGGCGTTCGCAAAGGAGGGACCAGGGCCCTGCTGGAGATGCTAGATATCCACCCCGAGATCGTCGTCGCCGCCACCGAGGTCCACTTCTTCGACTGGGACGAAAACTACGCAAAGGGATTTGACTGGTACAAGAACTTGATGCCTTTTTCTTACGCGCACCAAATAACGGTGGAGAAAACACCCGGCTACTTCACCTCGGCCCTCGCGCCCGAGAGGATCCACCAGATGAACAGCTCCATCAAACTGCTGCTGATCCTGAGGGACCCCACCGAGAGAGTGATCTCCGACTACACCCAGGTCTACTACAACCGCCTGGAGAGCCACAAGCCGGTGCAGGTGATCGAGGACATCGTCATCCACAACGGGGCCTTGAACACGAAATACAAGGCGATTCAGCGGAGCCTCTACGACGTCCACATGGAGAACTGGCTCAAGTACTTTTCGCTGGACCAAATCCACATTGTCGACGGAGACACCCTGATCAGAGACCCCTTGCCCGAACTGCAGAAGGTGGAGAAGTTCCTCAATCTCCCTCCCAGGATAATGCCCTCAAACTTCTATTTCAATCAGACCAAGGGGTTCTACTGCATCCGCAGCGACGGGAGAGAGAGGTGTCTCCACGAGTCAAAGGGTCGCCCCCACCCGGTGGTGAACAGTACAGTGCTGGAGCAGCTACATGCCTACTTCAGAGAACACAACCAGAACTTTTACAGGTTGGTCAACCGTTCCTTTGACTGGCATTAG